The Prochlorococcus sp. MIT 1341 genomic interval TTAAGAAGCAGATCGCTGACTATGACAAGTCAGTTTCCGTTAGCAATGTTGGTAGTGTTCTCCAAGTAGGAGATGGCATCGCACGCATATATGGCCTTGAGGAGGTCATGGCAGGCGAATTGGTGGAGTTTGAGGATGGAACTGAGGGGATTGCTCTGAATCTTGAAGACGACAATGTAGGAGCGGTGCTAATGGGAGAAGGCCTTGGGATTCAGGAAGGAAGCACTGTTAAAGCGACAGGAAAAATTGCTTCAGTTCCGGTAGGGGAAGGTACTTTGGGACGGGTTGTTAACCCGTTGGGACAACCAGTTGATGGGAATGGCGAAATATCTTCAACTGAATCTCGTCTTATTGAATCTGTTGCTCCTGGAATTATTAAGAGAAAGTCAGTACACGAGCCGATGCAAACAGGGATCACATCGATTGATGCCATGATTCCAATCGGACGTGGCCAGCGTGAGCTCATAATTGGGGATCGTCAGACAGGCAAAACAGCAATCGCTCTAGATACGATTATCAATCAGAAAGGTGAAGATGTCGTCTGTGTTTATGTAGCTATAGGCCAGAAGTCCGCATCAGTTGCAAACGTTGTTGAGGTTTTGCGTGAGAAGGGAGCCCTTGATTACACGGTGGTAGTTAATGCAAGTGCATCTGACCCAGCTGCTTTGCAGTACTTGGCTCCATATACCGGCGCCGCAATCGCTGAGTATTTCATGTATAAAGGCAAAGCAACTTTGGTTATTTATGATGATTTAACAAAGCAGGCCCAGGCTTATCGCCAGATGTCTTTATTGCTTCGTCGTCCTCCTGGGCGTGAGGCCTATCCAGGAGATGTTTTCTATCTTCATAGTCGCTTACTTGAAAGAGCAGCAAAATTATCAGATTCAATGGGAAAAGGCTCAATGACAGCCTTGCCAATCATCGAGACACAAGCTGGTGATGTTTCTGCATACATTCCTACAAACGTTATATCTATTACTGATGGCCAAATCTTTCTAAGCTCTGATCTTTTTAATTCTGGACTGCGTCCAGCTATCAACGTTGGTATTTCGGTTAGCAGAGTTGGAGGTGCTGCCCAAACAAAAGCAATTAAGAAAATTGCAGGAACATTAAAATTAGAACTGGCCCAGTTTGATGAACTAGCAGCCTTTTCTCAGTTTGCCTCTGATCTCGATGAGGCTACTCAGAATCAACTTGGCAGAGGTAAGCGCTTGCGCGAATTGCTCAAGCAGCCACAGTTTGCTCCATTGAATCTCGCGGAGCAGGTGGCGATTGTTTATGCAGGTGTCAAAGGGCTTATTGATGAAGTCCCAGAGGAAGAGGTTACACATTTTGCTAGGGAACTCCGAGAATATTTAAAAACTAATAAGGCCGAGTTTATTTCTAAAGTTCAACAAGAGAAGGTGCTTTCAGAAGATACTGAGAACATGTTGAAAGAGGCTATAAATGAGGTGAAAACCTCAATGCTAGCTTCGGTTTAATCCTTTTAGATATCTAGGAGGAATTAACTATGGCTAATTTAAAGGACATTAGGGACCGGATTGTCTCAGTTAAAAACACACGAAAAATCACTGAGGCAATGAGGTTAGTAGCCGCAGCCAAGGTTCGTCGTGCTCAGGAACAGGTTCTCAGGAGTCGTCCCTTTGCAGATCGTTTAGCACGTGTTTTGGAAAATATTCAATCTCGTATTCGCTTCGAACTTGCTGATGCACCATTACTAAAGACTCGTGACCTAAAACAAATCACGCTAGTAGCAGTAACTGGTGATAGAGGTTTATGTGGAGGGTATAACTCCAATATTATTAAACGAACTGAGCAGCGATTTGCAGAGTTGAAGTCCCAGGGTTTTGATCCTGACTTAGTCTTAATTGGTCGTAAAGCAATTACATATTTTCAAAACAGATCAAGCACTTATAAAATTCGTTCAACTTTCGCTGATCTTGAGCAAGTCCCAACTGCTCAAGATGCTGAGTCAATTACCAGTGAGGTTTTGGCGGAATTCCTTTCTGAGAGCACTGACAGAGTAGAGATGATTTATACCAAGTTCATTAATTTGGTAAGTTGTATGCCTGTCGTACAAACACTTTTGCCATTAGACCCTCAGGGAATAGCAGCAGAAGAAGATGAGATCTTTAGGCTTACAACCAAAGAGAGTCGTTTGACTGTTGAAAAAGGTTCTGGACCTGCAAATGAGCAACCAAGTCTTCCCTCAGATATTGTTTTTGAGCAAAGTCCTGAGCAATTGCTTAACTCATTACTTCCTCTTT includes:
- the atpA gene encoding F0F1 ATP synthase subunit alpha; its protein translation is MVSIRPDEISSILKKQIADYDKSVSVSNVGSVLQVGDGIARIYGLEEVMAGELVEFEDGTEGIALNLEDDNVGAVLMGEGLGIQEGSTVKATGKIASVPVGEGTLGRVVNPLGQPVDGNGEISSTESRLIESVAPGIIKRKSVHEPMQTGITSIDAMIPIGRGQRELIIGDRQTGKTAIALDTIINQKGEDVVCVYVAIGQKSASVANVVEVLREKGALDYTVVVNASASDPAALQYLAPYTGAAIAEYFMYKGKATLVIYDDLTKQAQAYRQMSLLLRRPPGREAYPGDVFYLHSRLLERAAKLSDSMGKGSMTALPIIETQAGDVSAYIPTNVISITDGQIFLSSDLFNSGLRPAINVGISVSRVGGAAQTKAIKKIAGTLKLELAQFDELAAFSQFASDLDEATQNQLGRGKRLRELLKQPQFAPLNLAEQVAIVYAGVKGLIDEVPEEEVTHFARELREYLKTNKAEFISKVQQEKVLSEDTENMLKEAINEVKTSMLASV
- a CDS encoding F0F1 ATP synthase subunit gamma — encoded protein: MANLKDIRDRIVSVKNTRKITEAMRLVAAAKVRRAQEQVLRSRPFADRLARVLENIQSRIRFELADAPLLKTRDLKQITLVAVTGDRGLCGGYNSNIIKRTEQRFAELKSQGFDPDLVLIGRKAITYFQNRSSTYKIRSTFADLEQVPTAQDAESITSEVLAEFLSESTDRVEMIYTKFINLVSCMPVVQTLLPLDPQGIAAEEDEIFRLTTKESRLTVEKGSGPANEQPSLPSDIVFEQSPEQLLNSLLPLYLQNQLLRALQESAASELASRMTAMNNASDNAKELAKTLTLDYNKARQAAITQEILEVVGGSCS